A single genomic interval of Mangifera indica cultivar Alphonso chromosome 5, CATAS_Mindica_2.1, whole genome shotgun sequence harbors:
- the LOC123217715 gene encoding protein LIM1 gives MKGFNSKALPLMLVFVLVTTSLVQQGKSHPCGSTFFAALVQLVPCRAAVAPFSPIPPSDACCNAVKTLGQPCLCTLVSGPPIAGVDRNMAMQLPDKCTANFEPCDIMK, from the exons atGAAGGGTTTTAACTCTAAGGCTCTGCCCCTAATGTTGGTGTTTGTTCTGGTGACGACAAGTCTGGTGCAGCAAGGGAAGAGCCATCCTTGTGGGAGCACATTCTTCGCTGCACTTGTCCAGTTGGTTCCTTGCAGGGCGGCAGTAGCTCCTTTCAGCCCCATTCCTCCAAGTGACGCGTGCTGCAATGCCGTCAAGACTCTTGGCCAGCCTTGCTTGTGTACACTTGTCAGTGGTCCTCCCATCGCTGGTGTCGACCGGAACATGGCAATGCAGCTTCCCGACAAGTGCACTGCAAACTTTGAACCAt GTGATATTATGAAGTAG
- the LOC123216086 gene encoding transcription factor bHLH130-like — MSLMHTPNFRYPESDLRKNQEFMDPGHHYQEQNHHQHNSGLMRYRSAPSSFFESLANVNSGVVNNSEGYRYLQSSSPEIDTFLGKYMLPCDGSGDSEFGEKAMKQEESENITQQNGYSNGSSQMIYQSLPAHLTNDNPVSVGSTMDTSFGVANHSMALENSTQAKVGAGNGSNLARQNSSPPGLFSNLGIDNGFNVVRDVGCFTGTNGETSSSGSHLNNHINCPSRSSSRPMPQIGEIGSQNMGASTLEKNLGRNNGSTRQYMSNFLSDFWDDSSFRGLKRARDHDGSMFFGLNSLETQNGNPGNQPARLAHHLSLPKTSAELATVEKLLLFQGSVPCKIRAKRGCATHPRSIAERVRRTRISERMKKLQELFPNMDKQTNTADMLDLAVEYIKDLQKQVKTLTDTRTNCTCSSKQKPY, encoded by the exons ATGAGTCTTATGCATACTCCAAATTTCAGATATCCAGAGAGCGACTTGAGAAAAAACCAAGAATTTATGGATCCTGGTCACCATTATCAAGAACAAAATCACCACCAGCATAACTCAGGTCTTATGCGGTACCGTTCAGCTCCAAGTTCATTTTTTGAGAGTCTTGCAAATGTAAACAGTGGGGTGGTTAATAATTCTGAAGGTTATCGATATCTTCAATCTTCAAGTCCTGAAATAGACACTTTTCTGGGAAAATATATGCTGCCATGTGACGGTTCTGGGGATTCAGAATTCGGAGAAAAAGCTATGAAACAAGAAGAGTCTGAGAATATTACTCAACAGAATGGTTATTCAAATGGGTCCTCGCAGATGATTTACCAAAGTTTACCCGCTCATTTGACTAATGATAATCCTGTGAGTGTTGGTAGTACTATGGATACTTCATTTGGGGTTGCGAATCACTCTATGGCCTTGGAGAATTCGACGCAGGCGAAAGTGGGTGCCGGAAATGGCTCTAATCTTGCTAGGCAAAATAGCTCTCCACCTGGACTTTTCTCCAACCTAGGCATTGACAATG GCTTTAATGTAGTGAGGGATGTGGGGTGCTTTACAGGTACCAACGGAGAAACTAGCTCATCAGGTAGTcatttaaataatcatataaactGTCCATCTAGATCATCTTCAAGACCTATGCCTCAGATTGGTGAAATTGGGAGCCAGAACATGGGGGCCAGTACCCTGGAGAAAAACTTGGGTCGTAATAATGGTAGCACTAGGCAATACATGTCAAATTTCTTGAGTGATTTTTGGGATGATTCTTCATTCAGAGGCCTGAAGAGAGCTAGAGATCATGATGGGAGCATGTTTTTCGGTTTAAATTCTTTGGAAACTCAG AATGGAAATCCTGGAAACCAGCCTGCTCGTTTGGCGCACCATTTGAGCTTGCCTAAAACTTCTGCTGAACTGGCCACTGTAGAGAAGCTTTTGCTCTTTCAAGGTTCTGTTCCCTGCAAGATTCGAGCCAAAAGAGGTTGTGCCACTCATCCTCGAAGCATTGCAGAGAGG GTAAGAAGAACCCGAATCAGCGAAAGAATGAAGAAGCTGCAAGAACTTTTTCCAAACATGGACAAG CAAACGAACACAGCTGATATGTTAGATCTGGCAGTTGAGTACATTAAAGATCTTCAGAAACAAGTCAAG ACGCTCACGGATACTCGAACCAATTGCACATGTTCAAGTAAACAGAAACCATATTGA